Sequence from the Carassius auratus strain Wakin linkage group LG45M, ASM336829v1, whole genome shotgun sequence genome:
TCGGGAGCGAGGTAGTGGTCCTCCTCGATGAGCAATAAGAGTCCTTGGTGCTCTTTCAAGACTCGGACTCGATCCCAAACGAAGTGTAGCTTCCACCACCAATGGTGTTTGGTCTGCGAGAACTTGGCTTCCCGATAGTGTCCGAAGGAGTCTGGGTACTCTGCGTTTAAGCAGCCTAGGGTTAAGGCGTCTTTCTTGGGAATGTCTCGAGGGCAATCTTTGGGGTCGTTCCCGGGGAACTCTTGAGGATAGAGTTGGATGCTGAAGGGGAAGAATATCTGAAGGACCAAGCAGAAGTCGACGGACGCGACTATCCGGTTGATTTCCGGCGACCAGAAGTCGTGGCTGAATATCAGCAAGACGTTCTCGATTCCTTTCGATTTCCTTAAGCTTTCCACTAAGAGGCGTAGGTATTCGGGACGGTTGTGGACTTGGACGACGACGACTAGGTCGTCCTTCTGGCGCGTGGAACGAAACTTCTCCTCGTTTCTTAGCGTCTGGTCGAAGTTGAGTTGAAAGACGATTCCTCTGTACACCAGAGTTGTGTTGTCCGTTTCAGATTTGGCAACTGGTTGTTGTTTTTCCGGAAGTGTTTCGTTGATAGTTTTACGTGTTACTGGGATCGTGACGTGTATTTGTTCTTGACCACCAATGCTACTCCGTTTCCCCGTTTCCGGCTCTTTGGAAAACACGGCGGCGCTCGCCTTCTTCGGTTTCCCGCTATTCCAGAAGCCGAATCCACAGATGGCCACCACTAGAGTCAGGATTACCACCTTTCGCTTGTAAATTCGGAATCTCATGATAGGCAGTCGCCTCGCGGGACGGTCGGAGACACGATTCGGGAGACGAGGACGGCAGGTTTGCGATGCCAAAAAGCTCTGCGTCAGCAGATTGGGAACGAATCGTTATCATAGAAAATGCAGCTTATTCTTGGTCCTCTAATTCTGGAATGTAATCGAATGACGGCGTTTCCCATAAGGCATTTTTCTTAGTGTCGCCTTTTAAAACCTGAGGAAAATAAGTGGATAGAATGATTTCAATTAGCATTGTTtacgttatttattttttgcaaactaAACGAACTTACGAAGCATGTTAATATTCATTGTAAGCAATGGAGTTTTAGTAGCTACACCcccaaaaactaaaaaagtattttaggaCTAAATTTaagattaatgtatttaaattgcatataaaatttacatatatttggaTAACACAATTTCAACAAACACATAAACTTAATGTCATGCTATTTTGTCAGATTTATccagtttattttttactttttaacataaaaaatttattttattaatgagttTATTCGAATTGTGTAGAATCAAACTCAATTTATTCACTGTAAAAACTATGACATTTATGCAgttaaaatatatgaacattGTTGAAATATAGCTAGCTAAATATAGCCATCCAAATGGATGGAAATTATATATGCATCTTAAATTTAGGcctaaatttaaaaaatgcatctgAAAGGAATCCAAATCATTTACGTAAAATGccaaagtataaataaatatagctcaACGCTTACTCAAACAAAAGCATTTAGTTCTCTTGAAACTCCTCTTAATGCAACCTATTGTTAGATCATTTTTATGATCGAACACAAAATGCTGGATGATTGTATTTCAAATGCAGATGAGATTAATAGTACAGTATTACTATAAAAATGTGGCCCTGGATTCAACTAAAGTATAAACTCACAGGAGTCCAGACCTAATTACTAGTCTCAGTGGATTTAACCTGAACAGCCACTAATTAGAAGACTAGAACAGTGATAGTAcagataatacaaaaataatgttcCCAATACAAAGAAACCATCCACAACATTCTGTTAATGTAAAAAGCTTCAACATGCAACACTCATGGCGTGagatgcaaaacaacaacaacagcgtgATGCTACACAGTGGACAGTGAtctaatgcatgcatgcatatttaaaaatatgccaAGGAGCTTTAATTTCAGGTTGCTAACGAGAATAAGAAGCAGCATCTAAAAACTGGCTTCTACTCAATAACtagatatttgtaaattataaattGCATGGTGCAAGGTCCTTCTGAATCCAGTTGTgaaagtaataatgataatacattttatttataatgcactttatatttcaacaaaagaccaaagtgctacacacacacacacacacacacacacacacacgcacaaagtACTCAAGTATTCTTCTAATAAACTGATTGTTTAATATCTGTACCTATTTCAATCAgatcatatattaaaaaaaatgcaaaaaagtgcaatctACTGGAACGTTGATGCTTCCAACATAACAGTCTTctgattaaatgaatgcattactgTACAGATtatcataacatttatttaaactaataatacTAAAGCAGTACTGCATTTATACCGCAATCTGCACTGAATCACCAGTACAAACAATCCCTATTTATTACAGATTTGTCGTGATCGGTGTGCTTTTAGCAGGTCAATGCATTGGTATTTTTAGGACCAAAAGCAGCAGTTCTATGAATAAACCTGCGGGAATACATGCATGTGCACGCGCATAGAGACACAATATTGGGGGAACGCGACCATGTTTACGCCACATTTGCATGACTGTCGACTAATGCAACTCTAGAGCTTAATAAAAGTGAGAAAGTGCAAAAATATGCACaggctaaagtaaaaaaaaaaaggaatatgaaGCCAGCACGCAGGCATTCATTGCAGCTGCATGCTAAAGCGAGCAGCGGCGCGAGACAGAAAAAGCATTAAAGCCAAAAACATGCCATTGCACACATCACAAACTGTATTGCTTTTTTGATATTACTCGTTTTGGATGACACTTAATCGAAGCACGCGCGTGCATACCGCTGTGTGTATTTTGGTGATGCACTGGAGCACTGGTTAGCTTTGCTGCTATCGCTTCTTAAAGCGGAATATTAAAGAGCTGCCGCAGTCGGATCCACACGAAACACAGAATCACAAAGAGAATCAAAGCCTCACCGCAGGTGCACGCATGTATGGCGGCTGTCATGTCCACATAAAAGCGCATTTTAATTGAAAGCGCGTGTCATGCTCCGCGCGGAACCAGAGGCTCCCACAGTTTCGTCAGACCCCCTGGGGGCTGCGTGACGTCACGTCTCACACACCAGTCTCGTTTTATGGTTAAAGAAACACTGGAAAAGTTCAAGTGCAAGAAACAAAGCTCATTTTGTGATAATACTGATTGTTTCCAGATAGTACACACACGTCTGCCAGAAGTCTGTTAAAGATCTGGAAAGCGTCTGATGGCACAAGTACATCACGTCTATTTGACTGTATCTGCAAGACatatatttttagtgtttgtGCAACCTTTCCTATCAGGTGCCAAACAGACGTTTAGAAGATGACTTTAAAAGGATACTCCTCccttaaatgaaaatgttattaataattacatatttcagcaaatatatgttggctatatttgaaaatatttttaaaaaataataaattatttgccaTATgggtttataataaataaagttattggaAATAAAGTGGCTTAAATTAACTTGTTAAATTATGAGCATATAGAGACAAAAGTAACTAAATCTGGGTTTTAATCAGCACGTTTACATGTGTGTAGATGAACACAGAGTGTTAAACACATCATATTATACATTAGACTATTtagaactattcatttaaaatgatattacactcattgtttttgtttttatttatgttatgcACCACTCGACCGCTGAAGGGCGCCGTCGTCCGTGGTGACGCAGGAAGCGCCGAGTACCGCAGAAGGAGAACGTCTTTTTTGGCGCCTGCGCAGAAGCGCTTCTTCCTTTTCTTCATCCCGATCGAGAGAGACGAGATGGGCCATCAGCAGCTCTACTGGAGTCACCCGAGAAAATACGGCCAGGGATCCCGATCCTGGTCAGTTCTGCTTCTGTTGCGTGTTTAATGTGAAGGGGCTGTGAACGCGCGCTTGTGCGGCGTCGCGTGTCTGTTTAACGCGTCTGAATGTGAAGCACATGGAGAAGATGCGCGGAAACATGGCGCGCCGGAACATATTCAACTATTCTACTTCCAGTCCGACGACTTTAATAGAAATGTGCAACTTTTATAGTGCCTCCCGTGTGTTTAGAGGAGTAGCGTTAGTTCACTTCCAGGATAGAAATGTACTGATATTTTACTCCGTGTCTTTCATGTCTTCAGTCGCGAAGAAATTAAGGTTTCTGAGGAaatattccaggatttttctttatataatgGATTCAACGGGCTGAggatcaacttaaaaaaaaaaactctacacgTTCCCAGTCGAGCTATTAAAGCTTTTAACTAGCGATACGATCaatcatttcttaaaataattagaGAAATTATGTAGTTTTTAAACCGCGAATGCTTATCGCATTACGTAGTGACGTTGGAAGTATCACGCGTGACGTGGACGGAAGTACCGTCCCATTGTTTACAAAACGAATATGCAAAGAAAGTACAAAAACAAAGATCGAACAACGAAGTCGGACTATTTCGAAGTTTGAGAAGAGAGACTGGCTTTTAGTGCTTCTTACAACGTGATTACGTCATAACCTGAAACGTTTTCCTCAATAACCTTAATTTCTTCGAGATTTCTTCGCATCTGAAGAATACTCCGAAGCAGTTATTCAGCCTCAAGTTGTTTTGAACATGTATGCATATCTATCT
This genomic interval carries:
- the LOC113068520 gene encoding alpha-1,6-mannosyl-glycoprotein 2-beta-N-acetylglucosaminyltransferase-like; amino-acid sequence: MRFRIYKRKVVILTLVVAICGFGFWNSGKPKKASAAVFSKEPETGKRSSIGGQEQIHVTIPVTRKTINETLPEKQQPVAKSETDNTTLVYRGIVFQLNFDQTLRNEEKFRSTRQKDDLVVVVQVHNRPEYLRLLVESLRKSKGIENVLLIFSHDFWSPEINRIVASVDFCLVLQIFFPFSIQLYPQEFPGNDPKDCPRDIPKKDALTLGCLNAEYPDSFGHYREAKFSQTKHHWWWKLHFVWDRVRVLKEHQGLLLLIEEDHYLAPDFYHLLKHMVSLKKEQCPDCDILSLGSYGHVGYSSKANKVEVKAWKSTEHNMGMALDRDTYQKLLRCTDAFCTYDDYNWDWSLQHLTVTCLPSFLKVMVCEAPRIFHAGDCGMHHKQSACMPSSQKTKIENILHSSKNQLFPKQLLITKRLPASGAKGVAPHVKNGGWGDIRDHELCKSYLRLQ